Proteins found in one Kluyveromyces marxianus DMKU3-1042 DNA, complete genome, chromosome 2 genomic segment:
- the KEX1 gene encoding serine-type carboxypeptidase: MTIPSFWILVAVLFRAVWCLNDAKDYYVAPDLLPGLSDVKDRERIPEMHAGHIPVSEGDDDEKNYFFWKFHDLSNHSSVSAGNTLIFWLNGGPGCSSLDGALMESGPLRIDDDGEAYLNPGSWHTRGDIVFVDQPAGTGFSTVGDSDYDKDLKQVSKHFMAFLKNYFTIFPEDLEKEMVLAGESYAGQYIPFFANEIVEYNDNRGEDDAEEKPYKLKSLLIGNGWIDPDQQSLSYIPFALENNLISKTADYFPELLKAHTDCQKLIDSNTDSDKFSFEECENILSKILAFTRRKTDEKGKKVPSNQQCTNIYDYRLHDSYPACGSNWPEDLPLVTKFLSKPGVMDSLHLDVDKVPHWRECDSKVSKHLKNKGVKPSVHLLPNLLTRMQIFLFNGDKDIICNNRGVEDLIKSLKWNNQTGFSKDVEYYDWQYYDQFTGDMIPAGYVKHERNLTFISVYNASHMVPYDNALISRGIMDIYLKDVQLEHGDDNRDSIIVTKDFAVEVPPPNDVNSDPSENDDQEHDSNDQDGSRESDKSKLQVLIVLLLLLSVCGTVAYYLLRVRFRKHIHAILIDPENRPPSSHKSVAWADDLEIGDDNDDDFKFLVDEDPSKSNSSYPTDTDSFELENL; the protein is encoded by the coding sequence ATGACTATACCAAGTTTCTGGATATTGGTAGCTGTTCTGTTTCGGGCGGTATGGTGTCTAAACGACGCTAAAGACTATTATGTTGCCCCGGATTTGTTGCCTGGGTTGTCAGATGTTAAGGATCGGGAACGTATTCCGGAGATGCACGCAGGCCATATTCCTGTGAGCGAAGGCGATGATGACGAGAAGAACTacttcttttggaaattcCACGATCTGTCCAACCATTCATCTGTTTCTGCTGGTAATACGTTGATATTCTGGCTCAACGGTGGGCCTGGGTGTTCGTCTTTGGATGGAGCCTTGATGGAATCCGGGCCATTGCGTATTGATGACGATGGAGAGGCGTATTTGAACCCTGGATCGTGGCACACCAGAGGTGATATTGTGTTTGTGGATCAGCCTGCAGGCACTGGCTTTTCCACGGTTGGGGATTCGGACTATGACAAGGACTTGAAACAAGTCTCTAAGCATTTCATGGCGTTTTTAAAGAACTACTTCACGATATTTCCGGAGGATTTGGAAAAGGAAATGGTGTTGGCAGGCGAATCGTACGCTGGGCAGTATATTCCGTTCTTTGCCAATGAAATCGTGGAGTACAACGACAATCGTGGTGAAGATGATGCAGAGGAGAAGCCCTACAAGTTGAAGAGTTTGTTGATTGGGAATGGTTGGATCGATCCGGATCAACAATCGTTGTCGTACATTCCCTTCGCTCTAGAAAACAATTTGATATCTAAGACGGCAGACTACTTCCCTGAACTATTGAAGGCGCACACGGACTGCCAAAAGTTGATCGATAGTAACACTGACAGCGACAAGTTTTCCTTCGAGGAGTGTGAGAACATCTTATCGAAGATCCTTGCCTTCACTAGGAGGAAAACTGATGAAAAGGGGAAAAAGGTCCCTTCGAATCAGCAGTGCACTAACATCTACGATTATAGACTGCACGACTCATATCCAGCTTGTGGGAGCAACTGGCCAGAGGACTTGCCATTGGTGACGAAGTTTTTGAGCAAACCAGGTGTCATGGATTCCTTACATTTGGATGTCGACAAAGTGCCACACTGGAGGGAATGTGACTCCAAGGTTAGCAAACATCTAAAAAACAAAGGCGTGAAACCTTCTGTTCATTTGTTGCCAAACCTTTTGACCCGCATGCAAATCTTCTTATTTAACGGTGACAAGGATATCATCTGCAACAACCGTGGGGTAGAAGACCTGATAAAGTCATTGAAATGGAACAACCAAACCGGCTTCTCTAAGGACGTAGAGTACTATGACTGGCAGTATTACGACCAATTCACGGGAGATATGATTCCAGCAGGTTACGTCAAACACGAGAGAAACTTGACTTTCATCTCCGTTTACAACGCTTCTCACATGGTTCCTTATGATAATGCATTGATCAGCAGAGGTATCATGGATATATATCTAAAGGATGTTCAATTGGAGCACGGTGACGACAACCGTGATAGTATTATTGTCACAAAAGATTTTGCCGTTGAAGTACCACCACCAAATGACGTCAACTCAGACCCAAGCGAGAATGACGATCAAGAACATGATTCGAACGACCAAGACGGAAGTAGAGAATCCGACAAATCTAAATTACAAGTGCTGATAGTACTCTTACTCCTATTATCTGTGTGCGGAACAGTTGCATATTACTTACTGCGCGTAAGATTCAGAAAGCATATTCACGCTATACTGATCGATCCAGAAAATAGACCACCCTCTTCCCATAAGTCTGTCGCATGGGCAGACGACTTGGAAATTGGTGACGATAATGATGACGACTTCAAGTTTTTGGTGGACGAAGACCCATCTAAAAGCAATTCTTCGTATCCTACTGACACCGATTCGTTTGAGTTGGAAAATCTCTAA
- the POX1 gene encoding acyl-CoA oxidase, with protein sequence MTRQSTVDQKHPTHNAKRFISKERAESKLDIDQLNIFLENGPEEAQLTQDLIEEIVHDPVLKTNTDHYDISKDQEREITARRIARMALYMEHDVKTKQKQFHGDYIKTLEKQGSPLLSNGDFSIFDRRMSLTSNMDPGLGTRIGVHLGLFGNCIRGNGTDEQIHYWLQEKGALFLKGIYGCFAMTELGHGSNVAQLQTTATYDAVSDTFKINTPDLLATKWWIGGAAHSATHTTCYARLIVNGKDYGVKTFVVPLREEKTFTLLPGVMIGDIGAKMGRDGIDNGWIQFKNVVIPREFMLQRFTKVIPGSPPQVKTQPLLDQISGYSALLSGRVNMVMDSFRFGSKFAIIATRYAVGRQQFGTAKNETQLIDYPLHQYRVLPQLAFCYLVSPTAHKLMATYIQTLSELHQAGADKKKLFAVTDKLKDLFIDSASLKATNTWLVAKLIDELRQTCGGHGYSSYNGFGKGYNDWVVQCTWEGDNNILSLSSAKSIVKKFVDISKGKKTTITTDSLRYLTPEFIGKSLSKDLTFKFDNLGDYTDIWAVVTVRLIHHVVELISKGTKMDSLSKTLVQISKFHALHSMLLTYQEKLEESKSLVTDAYTRKYLEKLYVLFSLFFIDQNLGEFLLLNVLTSEQMSQIIQPRLLELLPEIRKECIGLTDAFKFPDAMINAPIGYYDGDIYNNYFNEVTNNNRPEPDGPGKPPYFSYLTNMLGREDFQARLGDTFSAETLDSLIK encoded by the coding sequence ATGACAAGACAATCGACGGTAGACCAAAAGCATCCTACACACAATGCGAAAAGGTTTATTTCAAAGGAAAGGGCGGAGTCAAAGCTAGATATAGATCAActaaatatttttttggaaaatggtCCTGAAGAAGCGCAATTAACACAAGATTTGATTGAGGAAATCGTGCATGATCCGGTGTTGAAAACGAACACAGACCATTATGATATCAGTAAGGATCAAGAAAGGGAGATAACAGCACGTAGAATTGCCAGAATGGCTCTTTATATGGAGCATGATGTGAAAACGAAGCAAAAACAGTTTCATGGTGATTATATTAAGACCTTGGAGAAACAAGGGTCGCCATTGCTAAGCAATGGCgatttttcaatctttGATAGGAGAATGTCGTTAACTTCAAATATGGACCCGGGACTTGGGACGCGTATTGGGGTTCATCTTGGATTATTTGGTAATTGTATAAGAGGAAATGGTACTGACGAGCAGATTCATTATTGGTTACAAGAGAAGGGGGCATTGTTTCTCAAAGGAATCTATGGTTGTTTCGCAATGACGGAGTTGGGTCATGGGTCCAATGTAGCTCAGTTGCAAACCACGGCGACATATGATGCCGTTTCTGACACGTTCAAGATTAATACGCCGGATTTGTTAGCTACCAAATGGTGGATTGGTGGAGCAGCGCACTCGGCGACGCACACGACGTGTTACGCAAGGTTGATAGTCAACGGTAAGGATTATGGGGTCAAGACATTTGTTGTGCCGCTTAGGGAGGAGAAAACTTTTACCCTTCTACCAGGGGTGATGATCGGTGATATTGGGGCGAAGATGGGTAGAGACGGTATTGATAATGGCTGGATTCAGTTCAAGAACGTAGTGATCCCAAGAGAATTTATGCTTCAGAGATTTACCAAAGTAATCCCAGGTTCTCCACCTCAAGTGAAGACTCAGCCGTTACTAGACCAAATATCTGGCTATAGCGCATTGCTAAGTGGGCGTGTGAATATGGTCATGGACTCTTTTAGGTTTGGGTCCAAATTTGCAATCATTGCAACAAGATACGCAGTTGGAAGACAACAGTTCGGTACTGCCAAGAACGAAACACAGTTGATCGATTATCCTTTGCATCAATATCGTGTCTTGCCACAATTGGCCTTTTGTTACCTAGTTTCCCCAACGGCCCATAAATTAATGGCGACGTATATCCAAACGTTATCCGAGTTACACCAGGCCGGCGCggataaaaagaagttatTCGCAGTTACGGATAAACTAAAGGACCTTTTCATTGACTCCGCATCTTTAAAGGCCACTAATACTTGGCTAGTTGCTAAACTAATTGATGAACTTAGACAAACGTGTGGTGGTCACGGCTATTCGTCTTATAACGGTTTCGGAAAAGGTTATAACGACTGGGTTGTTCAGTGTACTTGGGAGGGTGACAACAACATTCTTTCATTGTCTTCCGCTAAAAGCATTGTCAAGAAGTTTGTCGACATTTCTAAGGGTAAAAAGACTACTATCACTACGGATTCGTTGAGATATTTAACCCCAGAGTTTATTGGGAAGAGTTTGTCCAAAGATTTGACATTTAAGTTTGATAACTTGGGTGATTATACAGATATTTGGGCAGTGGTTACTGTGAGGTTGATTCATCATGTAGTGGAGTTGATTTCCAAAGGAACTAAAATGGACTCTTTATCCAAGACGCTTGTCCAAATCTCGAAATTCCACGCCCTTCATTCCATGCTCTTGACATACCAAGAGAAACTAGAAGAATCAAAGTCTCTGGTCACAGATGCCTACACCAGGAAGTATCTAGAGAAACTCTACGTGTTGTTCTCATTGTTTTTCATTGACCAAAATCTTGGAGAGTTCCTACTACTAAACGTGTTGACTTCTGAGCAAATGTCACAGATCATACAGCCAAGATTGTTAGAGTTGTTACCTGAAATTAGAAAAGAGTGCATAGGTTTAACTGATGCTTTTAAGTTCCCTGATGCTATGATCAATGCTCCAATTGGGTACTATGATGGTGATATATACAACAATTACTTCAATGAAGTGACAAATAACAATAGGCCAGAACCTGATGGCCCAGGTAAACCACCGTACTTTTCGTATTTGACTAATATGTTGGGCCGCGAAGATTTCCAAGCAAGACTTGGAGATACTTTCTCAGCAGAAACTCTAGATTCTCTTATTAAATAG
- the CHO1 gene encoding CDP-diacylglycerol-serine O-phosphatidyltransferase: protein MSSHDSDLPKQADASGGKNSSGSVLVSDGEDESFLSRRTPSRRTSSIFSLDTTPLQPPNEIDIKKFTSDDFHFSMIRNLHLADFITLLNGFSGFYSIVSCLRFTLTGKPHYVQRAHFFIVLGIFFDFFDGRVARLRNRSSLMGQELDSLADLISFGVAPASIAFAIGFRSTVDVLFLSFFVLCGLARLARFNVTVAQLPKDVSGKSKFFEGLPIPTTLFLVGVMAFLVHKGLIEDNIPLGIYGSPEWYEFHPAVLLFFIQGCGMISKSLKIPKP from the coding sequence ATGTCCAGTCATGATTCCGATTTGCCTAAGCAAGCAGATGCTTCCGGTGGGAAGAACAGTTCCGGGAGTGTTTTAGTATCAGATGGCGAAGATGAGTCTTTCCTATCGAGAAGAACTCCATCCAGAAGAACTAGCAGTATATTTTCCTTGGACACTACTCCATTACAACCACCAAACGAAATtgatatcaagaagtttaCAAGCGATGACTTCCATTTTAGTATGATCAGAAACCTACATCTAGCTGATTTCATTACATTGTTGAATGGTTTCAGTGGATTCTACTCAATCGTGAGTTGTTTGAGATTCACGCTGACAGGCAAGCCACACTATGTACAAAGAGCACACTTTTTCATTGTCCTTGGCatattctttgatttcttcgATGGCCGTGTTGCAAGGTTAAGAAACAGATCCTCGTTGATGGGACAAGAATTGGATTCTTTGGCCGATTTGATCTCTTTCGGTGTAGCTCCAGCATCCATTGCGTTCGCAATTGGATTCAGATCCACTGTAGACGTCCTATTTTTGTCGTTTTTTGTACTATGTGGTCTTGCAAGATTGGCAAGATTCAACGTTACCGTGGCTCAATTGCCTAAGGACGTTTCAGGGAAATCCAAGTTTTTCGAAGGTCTCCCAATCCCAACCACCCTTTTCCTCGTCGGTGTGATGGCATTCCTCGTGCACAAAGGCCTAATTGAAGACAACATCCCACTAGGTATCTATGGCTCCCCAGAATGGTACGAATTCCATCCTGCTGTCCTTCTGTTCTTCATCCAAGGTTGCGGTATGATTTCCAAGAGCCTAAAGATCCCAAAACCTTGA